The Bacillota bacterium DNA window GGTATATCAGAATCTTATGGTTGACCTACAACCAAATAATAAAAAATTGAAAGAACGTGCAGTGAGAATCGTAATGCTTGCAACTAATGAACCGAGAGAAGTTGCGGAAAAGTATTTAGAAGCTTCACATGGAAAACCCAAAGTTGCAATAGTTGCGATTCTAGGTAAGGTAGAACCCGAAGTAGCTCTGGAATATTTAAATAAATCTGACGGTTTTGTAAGAAGAGCTGTAGAAATGGCAAAAATGATGCATGGATAAATAAAAAAATATGTAAAGGTATAAAGCTACATATACTGGAAGTATTATTAAAAATAGTGTATTATATTTGTATAGAGATGGATGGAGGCAAAATGACTGGGGTATTATTGAGAATAAAAGAAAAATTTGAATATTTAAGTCCGTCGGAAAAGAAAATAGCATGTTATATACTTGATAATCCTGATGAAGTTGTGGGGCTGTCAATAACTGAGCTTGCAGAAAGAGTGGGAACAAGTAAAGCAGGTATTATAAGGTTTTGTAAAAGTATTAATTATAATGGCTATAGAGATTTTGCTTTAAATTATGCAAGTCAAATAGCTGTTTCGAAAAATAATGAAGAAATTGAATATACCGATATTCAAGTAGGAGATAAAATTGAGACAATTATTAGAAATGTATGCTTGAATAATAAGAAGGCTATAGATGATAGTTATTCAGTTTTGGATTATTCTGAGGTGGAAAAGGCTGTAAAATGCATTATAGCTGCAAAACATATAAATATTTATGGTGTTGGAGCTTCATATATTGTGGCTATGGATGCGCAGCAGAAATTTTTGCGTATAAATAAATATTGCACAGCATATGCAGATTCACACTTACAAATGACTGCAGCTGCAAACACTTCTGCCGGTGACGTTGCAATAGGAATATCCTGGAGCGGCGAAACAAAGGAAACTATTGAAGCTTCAAGATTATCAAAAAAGAATGGTGCGACTCTTATAGCTATAACAAAGTATGGCAAAAGTCATCTTGCGGATATAGCTGATATTAAACTTATGCTGGTGGCGCCTGAAACTTCAATCAGAAGTGGTGCTTTAAGCTCACGTATTGCACAGCTGAACATTATAGATATAATTTATTCTTGTGTTCTCAGTCAAGATTATTATAATGTGAAAAAATATCTTGAACAGACTCATAGGAATGTTAAATATAAAAAGTATTTAAATACCGATGATTCTAATAGGACATAGTGAAGAAATAACAGCGGTAAATAAGTAATGTGGGAGGAATTTCCGAAGTTAATAACAATTATCTGGCTATTCATTCATTACTTGCTTCTCAAAAATTTACTCCTACTATTGACAGAATTTGCAAAAGAAAGTATAATAATATTAGCTAATTTGACTAAATTAGCTAATATTATTATAGGCGGGGTGTAAATATGATCGTAAACTCGACTGAATTTCAAAATAATTTCGGCAAGTATCTAATGCTTGTTGCAAAAGAAGATGTAATTATTACAAAGAATGGACGGGAAGTAGCTAAATTAACTACAGTGGATTATAAACCTGGAAGAATCAACTATATGGACGGAGCAGTGTGCGAAGAAACAGCCAGATATTTTTTTAACAACAGGAAGGCAACTTATAAAGAGTTTCTGGAACTATCAAAGGACAGTCAATACAGATTTGAATTTATTGATGGTGAAATATACCTGTTGGCATCACCAAAAATTGCGCACCAGGTAGCTATGAAGGAAATATTTGCAACTTTTTGTAATTGGTTTGAGGGTAAAAAGTGTATTCCTATTACAGCACCTTATGACTTAACTCTTTGGAGGGATGAGGACAGGGATGAAACAGATGCCGAATCAAATAGTAAACCGGAAAGTAAATCAGATAGAAAATCCGATAGCGAATCAAATAGTGAGTCGGATATCGAGTCAAACAGGGAAGCAATTAGTGAATCAGATATTGAACAGAATATTGAACCAAATATTGTACAGCCTGACATCATGGTTATCTGCGACTTGGAAGAAAAACTAAATGATAATGACTATTATATGGGCGTACCTTCACTTGTAGTCGAGATAGTATCTGAAAGCACGCGAAGAAGGGATTATGTAAAAAAACTTGACCTATATATGTTATGTGGTGTTCAGGAATATTGGATAGTTAACCCCCTAAATAAGAGTGCTACTATTTACCTTTTTAAAGATAGAAACATTTGTGATACAGCAACTTTTAAAAAGGATGAAACAGCCAAATCATACATTTTTGATGGGTTGGCTGTAGAACTTGCCAGAGTTTTTAGGTAGAATTAAAATAGAATTAAAAAGAATTGCTTAAACTTAGATATATGTCTATTGCTTATGACACGGTATCAGGCTGGTGCATTTTTTGACATTTTTCACATAAAAACCTTCCGTATTTTCTCTGGCTGTATGTGGCTACCCCCTGTGTTATTCTTGTTCCGCACTTCTGACATAAATATTCGTCGCTTTTCTTTCTAAAGATATTTTTATCATCCGGTTGCTCAAACTGTTGTTTTTCTTTTTTCTTTACTTCAATTATTTTTGAGGCCTCTTCTCTTAGGATTTTATCCCAGCTCTCTATTTTCCTGTTAATAATAGCTGATATATTTTCTAGCGCCTTGCCTTCTTCAACATCCCTGTACAACATTTTAATAAATTTAAGCTGTTTGCTGCTGGCTTTTTCAGGTTGTAGCCATGTCATATCTTCTATATCTTGAGTAAACATTCTGGATGCGCCTGTGGCTTTTAGTACACCGTCAATATATGCCCTTTTAGCTGCCATTTTTACCAGTGTATTTTGTTGATCTGCGGGGTCAGGATTTATTATACGTACTTTTTCACCGTCATCCGAATCTACATATCTATATTTATATTTTACTTCATAAGAGTTTGCGCTTCCTATGCCAACAGATACAAGAGTTTTTGAATCACGATGTATTATAGGTATAGATACTGTATAGCTTAGTATACCTTTTTCAAAATCTTCAATGGAAGAAATGATCTTAGGTTCGCCGCTTGCAAAATGAAAAACCTGGCAAAGGAGGTCAGCACCTGGCTTTAAAAGCGTAGGCTTATCTGTTCCGGGTATTCTGTCAAAGTCTATTCCTTGTTGTAAAAGATTATTGAAGAGTTTATTAAATGTTTCTCTCATTTGTATAGCTTTTTCTATTTCAGCATCCAAATTTACAGGTGGTATTTCAGTTTTAACAACATTGGCATTCTTACCTATCCTGTTTATATTATCAATCCTGTCGTCATTATTAATGTTATTATCAATGTTACTATCAATGTTATTATCAATGCTGCCTTTGTCATTATTACTATTATTACCGTCAGTATGAGTAATATCATTTATTCCGGCATTTTCAGTTGAATTTAAATCTTCTTCCACTTTTTCCACCTCTTAAATGTATTGGTCTTAAATTTAGTTATGCCGGAATTAATATAAAAAATGTGTGGAAATTAAAGGTGCAAGTACTGTTATTGGATATTTTTCATAAAAAAAACAAACAATAAAAATGTAAACCAACCGGTAATAGATAACAGAGTAGCTTTAGTAACAAGCAAAATAGCATGATTAAAAGCAGGGGTATATAAAGATGAAAAAGGCAGCTTGCATATAGTTGATACTACGTGTACTCATATGCGTTGTGAATTACAATGGAACTCAGCTGAAAAAACCTGGGACTGTCCATGTCATGGTTCAAGATTTACTTATGATGGTGATATTGTTGAGGGACCTGCGTTAACGCCTATTGCAAAAATAACCGAGAACAATTAATGACCGATTTGAAATAATACGAAACGTTAATATCCGCTTGTTTACCTTGAAAACCTTGAAACAGGGATAATAAAAATATGTTGATATTATTTTTACAACAATGATATTGACATATTTTTTTATTTATGCTATTAATATTATTGTTTATAAAGTTTAACTTTACTAAACAAAAAGTTTAGCCAATAAAAACCTGATTCTGGGAGAAAATGGTATTATGAAGATTGGTGAAAAGATAAAGCAATTAAGAATTAAAACAGGTTTGACCCAGGAAGAACTTGCAAACAGGTGTGAGCTTACAAAGGGATTTATCTCGCAAGTAGAACGGGAACTTACGTCGCCCTCCATTGCTACCCTGATTGATATACTGGAATGCCTTGGTACAAACTTAAAAGATTTTTTCAATGATAATTTAGATGAAAAAGTTATATTTAAGAAAGAAGATGTGTTTACTAAACAGGACAATGAACTAAAATATATGATTAAGTGGCTTATACCCAATGCCCAAAAGAATACAATGGAACCAATATTAATGCATATTGAAGCAGGAGGAAGCTCTGATGAAGACGATCCACATGGTGGTGAGGAGTTTGGTTATGTGATATCGGGTAGTATAAATCTATACCTGGGTAACCGCAAGTATAGGGTCAAGAAGGAGGAAAGTTTTTATTTCAAACCAAATTTGGTCCATAGGATAGAAAATGCCGGAAAAAGTGAAGCGGTTGTCTTATGGATATCATCACCGCCAAGCTTTTAAGTCCGGTTAAAGAATAATCCGTGCATAGGGGGAGTCCAAATGTCAGAGCCAATTATCAGATTGGTTAATATATCAAAGGATTACAATGGAACTGAAGCATTGAAAAACATTAACTTATATATACGAAAAAATGAATTTCTTACCTTGCTTGGGCCAAGTGGCTGTGGAAAAACTACCACACTCCGTATTATTGGGGGATTCGAACAACCGAATACTGGCGAAGTATTTTTTGAAGGTAAAAATATTACCAATTTACCCCCATATAAAAGAAAGGTGAATACTGTATTTCAAAGGTATGCCCTTTTCCCTCATATGGATGTGACTGAAAATATTGCTTTTGGATTAAAAATAAAGAAAATGGATAAAAAGGTAATAAACAGAAAAGTAGGAGAAGTACTTGAACTGGTAAACCTTAAGGGGTTTGAAAAGAGAGAGGTAGATTCATTAAGCGGAGGACAACAGCAGAGGGTTGCAATAGCAAGGGCACTTGTAAATGAACCTGAAGTACTATTGCTTGACGAACCACTGGGAGCTCTGGACTTAAAACTAAGGAAGGATATGCAGGTTGAGTTGAAAAGAATTCAAAAAATCCTGGGTATTACATTTGTTTATGTAACCCACGACCAGGAAGAAGCTCTCAGCATGTCTGA harbors:
- a CDS encoding MurR/RpiR family transcriptional regulator — translated: MTGVLLRIKEKFEYLSPSEKKIACYILDNPDEVVGLSITELAERVGTSKAGIIRFCKSINYNGYRDFALNYASQIAVSKNNEEIEYTDIQVGDKIETIIRNVCLNNKKAIDDSYSVLDYSEVEKAVKCIIAAKHINIYGVGASYIVAMDAQQKFLRINKYCTAYADSHLQMTAAANTSAGDVAIGISWSGETKETIEASRLSKKNGATLIAITKYGKSHLADIADIKLMLVAPETSIRSGALSSRIAQLNIIDIIYSCVLSQDYYNVKKYLEQTHRNVKYKKYLNTDDSNRT
- a CDS encoding type II toxin-antitoxin system Phd/YefM family antitoxin, whose protein sequence is MIVNSTEFQNNFGKYLMLVAKEDVIITKNGREVAKLTTVDYKPGRINYMDGAVCEETARYFFNNRKATYKEFLELSKDSQYRFEFIDGEIYLLASPKIAHQVAMKEIFATFCNWFEGKKCIPITAPYDLTLWRDEDRDETDAESNSKPESKSDRKSDSESNSESDIESNREAISESDIEQNIEPNIVQPDIMVICDLEEKLNDNDYYMGVPSLVVEIVSESTRRRDYVKKLDLYMLCGVQEYWIVNPLNKSATIYLFKDRNICDTATFKKDETAKSYIFDGLAVELARVFR
- a CDS encoding cupin domain-containing protein, which gives rise to MKIGEKIKQLRIKTGLTQEELANRCELTKGFISQVERELTSPSIATLIDILECLGTNLKDFFNDNLDEKVIFKKEDVFTKQDNELKYMIKWLIPNAQKNTMEPILMHIEAGGSSDEDDPHGGEEFGYVISGSINLYLGNRKYRVKKEESFYFKPNLVHRIENAGKSEAVVLWISSPPSF
- a CDS encoding ABC transporter ATP-binding protein gives rise to the protein MSEPIIRLVNISKDYNGTEALKNINLYIRKNEFLTLLGPSGCGKTTTLRIIGGFEQPNTGEVFFEGKNITNLPPYKRKVNTVFQRYALFPHMDVTENIAFGLKIKKMDKKVINRKVGEVLELVNLKGFEKREVDSLSGGQQQRVAIARALVNEPEVLLLDEPLGALDLKLRKDMQVELKRIQKILGITFVYVTHDQEEALSMSDTVVVMKDGTIQQIGTPEMIYNEPKNAFVADFIGESNIVPGKMIKDYLVYFAGREFECVDTGFHENEEVDIVVRPEDIKLVPEEEGMLRGEVKSVTFKGVHYEMMIQNNGISWMVHSTLMEPVGSKIGFCILPNDIHIMKKVNGK